A region of Thermorudis peleae DNA encodes the following proteins:
- the csm3 gene encoding type III-A CRISPR-associated RAMP protein Csm3: MSTSTATRRATIFGRVILTAQLRAVTGLRIGGATGTLAIGALDNPVVRDPLTNQPYIPGSALKGKLRSLSERIEGLVSNWRINNVYLHICLAQNGQNPNYHTCPVCPVFGVPGDQAPSAPTRLIVRDAFLIDESARELEALRLDLPYSEIKWEAAIDRVTSAATPRQVERVPAGARFACEMVYTIYEPEDFERFRIVARALQLLEDDYLGGYGSRGSGKVAFSDITLLAKPREQYDKPRETLPTRTFPSVDALLQQLDETVAWLTSTILVTTRDLA, translated from the coding sequence ATGAGCACGAGCACAGCCACACGCCGCGCGACAATTTTCGGCCGGGTCATTCTCACTGCCCAGCTGCGTGCGGTAACCGGCCTCCGTATCGGTGGGGCAACCGGCACACTCGCAATCGGCGCACTTGACAACCCTGTTGTCCGCGACCCGCTCACCAATCAGCCCTACATTCCTGGCTCAGCCCTGAAGGGCAAGCTCCGCTCACTGAGCGAGCGCATTGAAGGACTGGTCAGCAATTGGCGCATCAACAATGTCTACCTGCATATCTGTCTCGCTCAGAATGGTCAGAATCCAAACTACCACACCTGCCCCGTCTGTCCCGTCTTCGGGGTGCCCGGCGATCAGGCTCCCAGTGCTCCTACTCGACTCATTGTCCGCGACGCCTTCCTGATCGACGAAAGTGCCCGCGAGCTTGAGGCCCTCCGTCTCGACCTACCCTATTCGGAGATCAAATGGGAGGCGGCAATTGACCGAGTCACGTCGGCGGCAACGCCGCGCCAAGTCGAACGCGTGCCTGCTGGTGCACGCTTTGCCTGTGAGATGGTCTACACCATCTATGAGCCCGAGGATTTCGAGCGGTTTCGCATTGTTGCCCGCGCGCTCCAACTGCTCGAAGATGACTACCTCGGCGGCTACGGTTCGCGCGGCAGCGGCAAGGTCGCGTTCTCTGACATTACGCTGCTGGCCAAACCACGTGAGCAGTATGATAAGCCGCGTGAGACACTCCCAACGCGCACATTCCCCAGCGTCGATGCGCTCTTGCAACAGCTTGATGAGACAGTCGCCTGGCTCACCAGCACCATTCTAGTCACGACACGGGACTTGGCATAA
- the csm2 gene encoding type III-A CRISPR-associated protein Csm2 yields the protein MSSTPHGTPAGRGPSNPPRPGGAQSWSFRPPSSEELQKVIVDGDPKVLVELAERIGKDLAQPEGKRNSPEALATSQIRAIFGKVRELDMRLRAGHVPSNAELDETTYRELQLLRPKLAYQAARAPGRGVTNLRKVLDPAIQLVERDRARFQHFVDFFEAILAYHRAYGGQ from the coding sequence GTGAGCAGCACACCACACGGCACACCGGCGGGTCGTGGTCCCAGCAACCCACCGCGACCAGGCGGAGCACAGTCATGGAGCTTTCGGCCACCAAGTTCCGAAGAGCTTCAAAAAGTGATTGTGGACGGCGACCCGAAAGTGCTTGTCGAGCTTGCCGAACGAATCGGCAAAGACCTTGCTCAACCTGAAGGGAAACGAAATAGCCCCGAGGCGCTCGCGACCAGCCAGATTCGGGCGATCTTTGGCAAAGTCCGGGAACTTGATATGCGCCTCCGCGCGGGCCATGTTCCAAGCAATGCCGAACTCGACGAGACGACCTATCGGGAACTGCAACTGCTCCGGCCCAAGCTCGCCTACCAAGCCGCTCGCGCTCCAGGGCGTGGCGTCACCAATCTCCGTAAGGTGCTCGACCCAGCGATCCAGCTCGTCGAGCGCGATCGCGCACGGTTCCAACACTTCGTTGATTTCTTTGAGGCAATCCTCGCCTACCACCGCGCCTACGGTGGACAATAA
- the cas10 gene encoding type III-A CRISPR-associated protein Cas10/Csm1: MQEWERLLVASLFHDIGKFWQRTGEPVPPRYAEFDAKTYGRHGKHACWSAAFLEQWLPDWQEAAWSVLTHHQPQDWITKLVAVADHLSASEREDEEQSEPSAQYRGGGQVWSAQQPGQQQLHSIFGYVHLDDEHASSPTYVRLHPLQVSRDVLFPHPQPLSRRDERQCYRKLWQDFINDVRQLPATLSFDARFTTLLALLHKYTWCIPSAYYRTVPDISLYDHSRITCALAAALFRSAVDEATLDALWTRQSDIMATARIALLAGDITGIQRFLYTITSTGAARSLRGRSFALQLVTETVARWILRQLALPITNLLYAGGGRFYLITPALSDQQLTDLRRTLDRLLLATYDGDLYVALAHHPIPFNQFTRAGALKDVWAALHAALSQEKYRKFSALEPAEQFTSLFTPYGAGGPEPLCSSCRREAIGAITLEDGTVLCSRCASFRDLGEQLCQARWLFLREVEPALPASELERARYTGLLNGLGFAVQLLADEQALRRLVSQGPGTLFRLDATDFLTGPALDVAEASGTIGLSFALIANVVPRDAYGKVIDFEHIAETAQGAKALSVLRMDVDNLGAIFSQGLKDRATLSRLASLSTSLRLFFEGWLAALAHQQNREQPRVYIVYSGGDDLFLVGAWDMMPDVALMIQQDFQDYTGHNPELHLSGGLALVPVEHPLYRAADDAKAALEAAKRRHENGRVVKNAVTFLGQTVSWPTFERARDRVELLVALVEQRGVPRSLIQTLRTIAQSYREAQEAARRTGHLQPGQRVYGRWMWQAAYALSRITERVADPTAKRQIEEIHAALLNIAESEAIETLAMVSRWAELRTRKGE; this comes from the coding sequence ATGCAGGAGTGGGAGCGCCTTCTCGTTGCAAGCCTTTTCCATGACATTGGCAAATTCTGGCAGCGTACTGGCGAACCTGTCCCTCCACGTTACGCCGAATTTGACGCCAAAACGTACGGCCGACATGGCAAGCATGCCTGCTGGAGTGCTGCCTTTCTCGAGCAGTGGCTGCCCGACTGGCAGGAAGCCGCCTGGTCTGTCCTCACGCACCACCAGCCGCAAGACTGGATCACCAAGCTGGTCGCCGTGGCTGACCACCTCTCAGCAAGCGAGCGCGAAGACGAGGAACAGAGCGAGCCAAGCGCGCAGTATCGTGGAGGCGGGCAAGTCTGGAGCGCGCAGCAGCCCGGCCAACAACAATTGCACAGTATCTTCGGCTACGTGCACCTTGACGATGAGCATGCAAGCTCCCCCACTTATGTGCGCCTTCATCCCCTGCAGGTCAGTCGTGATGTGCTCTTTCCCCACCCGCAACCGCTATCCCGCAGGGACGAGCGACAATGCTACCGGAAACTCTGGCAAGACTTCATCAACGACGTCCGCCAACTCCCCGCTACACTCAGCTTCGACGCTCGGTTTACCACGCTGCTTGCCTTGCTGCATAAGTACACCTGGTGTATCCCCTCCGCCTACTACCGGACCGTGCCAGATATTTCGCTCTACGACCATAGCCGCATTACCTGCGCCCTTGCCGCGGCACTCTTCCGCAGTGCAGTCGACGAGGCGACGCTTGACGCGTTGTGGACACGCCAGAGCGATATCATGGCCACGGCACGCATCGCCCTCCTCGCTGGAGACATCACCGGTATCCAGCGGTTTCTGTACACCATTACGTCTACTGGAGCAGCCCGCAGCCTGCGTGGCCGCTCCTTTGCCCTGCAGCTCGTGACCGAGACCGTCGCCCGATGGATCTTACGCCAACTCGCGCTGCCGATCACCAACCTGCTCTATGCCGGCGGGGGCCGCTTCTACCTTATCACGCCCGCACTGAGCGACCAGCAGCTGACTGACCTCCGGCGCACACTCGATCGCCTGCTCCTCGCCACCTACGACGGCGATCTCTATGTAGCACTCGCGCACCACCCGATCCCCTTCAACCAATTCACGCGCGCTGGCGCGCTCAAGGATGTATGGGCAGCACTCCATGCAGCGCTTAGCCAGGAGAAATACCGGAAGTTCAGCGCCCTCGAACCAGCTGAGCAGTTTACAAGCCTGTTTACCCCCTACGGCGCTGGTGGCCCCGAGCCGTTGTGCAGCAGTTGCCGACGCGAGGCGATTGGGGCAATCACTCTCGAAGACGGGACAGTGCTCTGCTCGCGGTGCGCCAGTTTTCGCGACCTGGGCGAGCAACTCTGCCAGGCCCGTTGGCTCTTTCTGCGTGAGGTCGAACCAGCGTTGCCTGCTTCAGAACTCGAACGCGCCCGCTACACCGGATTGCTCAATGGGCTGGGATTCGCCGTGCAACTCCTTGCAGACGAGCAAGCATTGCGCCGTCTCGTCAGTCAAGGACCCGGCACACTCTTCCGCCTCGATGCCACTGACTTTCTCACTGGTCCCGCCCTCGACGTCGCTGAAGCGAGTGGGACGATTGGCTTGAGCTTCGCCCTCATTGCCAACGTTGTCCCACGTGACGCGTACGGGAAGGTGATCGACTTTGAGCACATTGCCGAGACTGCTCAGGGCGCCAAAGCGTTAAGCGTCTTGCGGATGGACGTCGACAACCTCGGCGCTATCTTCAGCCAAGGCCTTAAAGACCGAGCAACGCTGTCCCGGCTTGCGAGCTTGAGCACATCCCTGCGCCTCTTCTTTGAAGGCTGGCTTGCCGCACTTGCTCACCAACAGAACCGCGAGCAGCCTCGGGTTTACATCGTCTATTCCGGCGGCGACGATCTCTTCCTGGTCGGTGCCTGGGATATGATGCCGGACGTTGCCTTGATGATCCAACAAGACTTTCAGGACTATACCGGCCACAATCCCGAACTCCACCTCTCAGGAGGACTAGCGCTCGTGCCCGTCGAGCACCCGCTCTACCGTGCAGCAGACGATGCCAAAGCGGCGCTCGAGGCGGCCAAGCGCCGACACGAGAATGGTCGGGTGGTCAAGAACGCTGTTACGTTTCTGGGGCAAACCGTCAGCTGGCCAACATTCGAGCGCGCCCGCGATCGTGTTGAGCTGCTTGTTGCTCTTGTCGAGCAGCGTGGTGTGCCTCGTAGCCTCATCCAAACCTTGCGAACAATTGCCCAATCTTATCGAGAGGCACAGGAGGCAGCACGGCGCACTGGGCACCTTCAGCCTGGCCAACGCGTCTACGGCCGTTGGATGTGGCAAGCCGCCTACGCGCTCAGCCGGATCACGGAACGAGTCGCCGATCCGACGGCCAAGCGGCAGATTGAGGAGATTCATGCGGCATTGTTGAACATAGCCGAGAGCGAGGCAATTGAGACGCTCGCGATGGTAAGTCGATGGGCAGAACTGCGGACACGGAAGGGAGAGTAG
- a CDS encoding recombinase family protein, whose protein sequence is MAERATLFLSTRLPPERAAKKAKAQLSPEDDLALQEQRCRAYASRWQYQVTDVYREVLPDLPEQRPELKALRTAMWLRRYDVVVVYSPDRLYLDPDRVARFLEEARVLGMRVEFLDVPEPYVWVVKEHGWPRRE, encoded by the coding sequence ATGGCCGAACGAGCAACCCTGTTTCTCTCCACGCGATTGCCCCCTGAGCGGGCTGCGAAGAAGGCGAAGGCCCAGCTATCGCCTGAAGACGACTTGGCCCTGCAGGAGCAACGTTGCCGTGCCTATGCCAGCCGCTGGCAGTATCAAGTGACGGATGTCTACCGCGAGGTGTTGCCGGACTTACCCGAACAGCGGCCTGAGCTGAAGGCGTTGCGTACGGCGATGTGGTTGCGTCGCTACGATGTCGTCGTCGTGTACTCCCCAGACCGGCTCTACCTTGACCCCGACCGCGTTGCGCGATTCCTTGAAGAAGCCCGCGTGCTGGGCATGCGGGTGGAATTCCTCGACGTTCCTGAGCCATATGTCTGGGTCGTGAAAGAGCATGGTTGGCCGCGGCGAGAATAG
- a CDS encoding YIP1 family protein → MLLRWIIGVIRFDPEVYRELKDDYTATLPAILFVALIALISALPSFLFSGKGLPIFFQTAASAFSAWVTIVLLAFILGAKALPGPETNVTVAALVRTLGFAQAPGLVLVLALVPGASLGIASLVLIWVFFTNLYALRETLSVSTSRALLVTVLAFLGYMFVLGPMISTLVAGPNAA, encoded by the coding sequence ATGCTCCTGCGCTGGATTATCGGGGTTATTCGCTTCGATCCCGAGGTATACCGCGAGCTCAAGGATGACTACACGGCGACGTTGCCGGCGATCCTCTTTGTCGCGTTGATTGCACTGATCAGCGCCCTGCCGTCGTTCCTGTTCTCCGGGAAGGGCTTACCGATCTTCTTTCAGACGGCTGCCTCGGCGTTCAGTGCCTGGGTGACGATCGTGCTCCTCGCCTTCATCCTTGGGGCGAAAGCGTTGCCTGGGCCGGAGACGAATGTAACCGTCGCCGCGTTGGTCCGGACCTTAGGCTTTGCCCAGGCGCCGGGCCTTGTTTTGGTGCTCGCACTTGTGCCAGGTGCCTCGCTTGGCATCGCCTCGCTCGTGTTGATCTGGGTCTTCTTCACCAACTTGTATGCCTTACGAGAAACGCTGAGCGTCAGCACAAGTCGTGCACTGCTGGTAACCGTGCTCGCGTTTCTCGGCTACATGTTTGTGCTCGGCCCGATGATCTCAACATTGGTAGCCGGCCCAAATGCTGCCTAA
- a CDS encoding Lon protease family protein, translated as MTQGDPQANPAMLAQRAALTPAQLRRTLDPATLPFTTTAEVDPLEGLIGQPRATEALDFGVGVTAYGYNLYVSGRPGSGRESTVRRFLEEYAQSLPTPPDWVYVYNFADADQPLALALPAGRGAQLARDLDEFIRAAQRVIPRAFESEEYDRRRQQLLNHLNEQREARWRALEELARQLGFAVQVTPAGVVTVPLINGQPLTPEQFQLLPPALQQDIERRGQPLQEAIARTLREVRQLEKDAAEQLRQLNRNVALFAIGTLFDELHERYADLPDVARFLEQIREDIPEHLDDFLVQQPAEVPAPLAQMQLLQQQEHLARYRVNVLVDNSTTRGAPVIFERTPGYYNLVGRIEYRALFGAMVTDFHLIRPGSLHRANGGFLVLHLADLLRDPFAWDALKRALTTRQIVIENLGSQYTPVPTTTLRPQPIPLSVKVVLIGTPMLYSILSAVDETFKELFRVRADFSPDLPWDDDHVRGYAAFISRVVRENSLRHFDRGAVARVIEYGARLVEHQRRLSAQLLEIANLVTEASYWAGRAGHEVVTATDVDEAIRHKIYRSNLIEERIRDLIADDTIMIETSGARVGQINGLSVIDLGDYAFGRPTRITTRVALGRGALVSIEREIALSGPIHSKGFLILSNYLMGMYAQDFPLSISASITFEQAYEEIEGDSASSAELYALLSALADVPINQGIAVTGSVNQHGEIQAIGGVNEKIEGFFAVCKAKGLTGDQGVIIPVANVQNLMLSQEVIDAVAAGQFHIWAVRTVDEGIAILTGMPAGERGPDGSFPEGTVHRRVVDRLREYAERLRDFGRGPVSGDQHTEAPAAPAASPASEPSTGSKSSLRLRSTRTGVRG; from the coding sequence ATGACGCAGGGGGATCCGCAGGCCAATCCGGCGATGCTCGCTCAACGCGCCGCGCTCACGCCAGCGCAACTTCGGCGCACGCTTGATCCAGCAACCTTGCCGTTTACTACCACGGCGGAGGTCGATCCGCTTGAAGGGCTCATTGGCCAGCCGCGAGCGACCGAAGCCCTTGATTTCGGCGTTGGGGTGACTGCGTACGGCTATAACCTCTACGTCTCGGGCCGGCCGGGGTCAGGGCGCGAAAGCACTGTACGGCGTTTTCTCGAAGAGTATGCGCAATCGCTACCAACCCCGCCGGACTGGGTCTACGTGTATAACTTTGCTGATGCCGATCAGCCACTCGCGCTCGCGTTGCCAGCAGGCCGTGGGGCACAGCTAGCACGCGACCTCGACGAGTTTATTCGTGCAGCCCAGCGGGTCATCCCCCGCGCTTTTGAGAGCGAAGAGTATGACCGGCGGCGTCAACAGTTGCTCAATCACTTGAACGAGCAGCGTGAGGCGCGCTGGCGAGCGCTTGAAGAGCTAGCGCGCCAACTCGGGTTTGCCGTCCAAGTCACCCCTGCTGGCGTGGTGACGGTCCCTCTGATCAACGGCCAGCCGTTGACGCCTGAGCAGTTCCAGCTCTTGCCTCCAGCACTTCAGCAAGACATCGAGCGACGTGGACAGCCGCTGCAGGAGGCGATTGCGCGTACGCTGCGAGAAGTGCGGCAACTTGAAAAAGACGCAGCTGAGCAGCTCCGCCAGCTCAATCGCAATGTCGCGCTCTTTGCTATCGGTACGCTCTTTGACGAACTCCACGAGCGCTATGCCGACTTGCCCGATGTTGCGCGGTTCCTCGAGCAGATTCGTGAAGATATTCCCGAGCATCTTGACGATTTCCTCGTCCAGCAGCCGGCGGAGGTGCCTGCACCGCTGGCCCAGATGCAACTCCTGCAACAGCAGGAGCATTTAGCGCGCTATCGCGTCAACGTTCTGGTTGACAACAGTACGACGCGTGGAGCGCCAGTCATCTTCGAGCGCACGCCGGGCTACTACAACCTCGTTGGGCGCATCGAGTATCGCGCCTTGTTCGGGGCTATGGTCACTGATTTCCACCTTATCCGGCCGGGAAGCCTGCACCGGGCAAATGGCGGTTTCCTTGTCCTTCACCTAGCCGATTTGCTGCGAGATCCCTTCGCATGGGATGCGTTGAAGCGTGCGCTCACTACCCGCCAGATCGTGATCGAGAATTTGGGGAGCCAGTACACCCCTGTGCCGACGACGACGCTGCGCCCACAGCCAATACCGCTCTCCGTCAAAGTCGTGCTCATCGGCACGCCAATGCTCTATAGCATCCTCTCGGCAGTTGATGAAACGTTCAAGGAACTCTTTCGGGTTCGCGCCGATTTCTCGCCCGATCTCCCCTGGGACGACGATCATGTCCGTGGCTATGCCGCGTTTATCAGTCGTGTTGTTCGCGAAAATTCCTTGCGCCATTTCGACCGCGGGGCCGTGGCCCGGGTGATTGAGTACGGTGCGCGGCTCGTTGAGCATCAGCGACGGCTCTCGGCACAATTGCTTGAAATCGCCAACCTCGTCACCGAAGCGAGCTACTGGGCCGGGCGTGCCGGCCACGAGGTTGTGACCGCAACCGACGTCGACGAGGCCATTCGCCATAAGATCTACCGCTCGAACCTGATCGAGGAGCGCATTCGCGATCTCATTGCTGATGACACGATTATGATCGAGACGAGCGGCGCCCGAGTCGGCCAAATCAATGGGCTATCGGTCATCGATTTAGGCGACTATGCCTTTGGTCGGCCAACTCGGATCACAACTCGCGTCGCCCTTGGGCGTGGGGCGCTGGTGAGCATCGAACGCGAGATTGCGCTCTCCGGGCCGATCCATTCGAAGGGCTTTCTCATCTTGTCCAACTACCTGATGGGCATGTACGCGCAAGATTTCCCCCTCTCGATTAGCGCCTCGATCACCTTCGAGCAGGCGTACGAGGAGATTGAGGGCGATTCGGCCTCGTCCGCTGAACTCTACGCCTTGCTTTCAGCCCTGGCCGATGTTCCCATCAACCAAGGCATTGCGGTGACCGGCTCCGTGAACCAGCATGGTGAAATCCAGGCCATTGGTGGGGTAAATGAGAAAATTGAGGGCTTCTTTGCCGTCTGTAAGGCGAAAGGACTGACGGGCGACCAGGGCGTGATCATCCCCGTTGCGAACGTGCAAAACTTGATGCTCTCGCAAGAGGTCATTGACGCTGTCGCTGCCGGGCAGTTTCACATCTGGGCAGTGCGAACCGTCGATGAAGGAATCGCGATTCTGACTGGAATGCCCGCCGGTGAGCGCGGCCCAGATGGCTCGTTCCCGGAGGGCACTGTCCACCGGCGAGTCGTTGATCGCCTGCGCGAGTACGCTGAGCGGCTGCGTGATTTTGGACGCGGGCCGGTAAGCGGCGACCAGCACACTGAGGCTCCCGCTGCCCCTGCTGCATCACCTGCCTCTGAACCGTCAACTGGCAGCAAATCATCCCTGCGCTTGCGAAGTACGCGGACAGGAGTGCGCGGGTGA
- a CDS encoding aspartate kinase, translated as MLRVMKFGGTSVGSVDAVRQVTQILADAYRQGDRVAAVVSAMSGVTNQLLEAAAQAAAGNDQAHTQLRQALIERHRDTATALLTDSQRQHETIAHITALADRCSRLVESVHVLGHLSRRAEDWIASFGERMAAVLVAAALNQAGIPAEPVESDQIIVTDDQFGNASPLLDVTRERAHSILVPLLERGMLPVVTGYFGATLNGAVTTLGRGGSDYSAAILGYALDADEVWIWTDVDGVMTADPRLVPEARTLPAISYAEAAELAYFGAKVIHPRTMQPAASRGIPIWIKNTFNPDHPGTRIGPETVPNGSVVKAITAIPGISVITVEGSSFLSVADVTARVFEAVAKTGANVYMIFQASSQHSLGFAVRQHEAAMVHAALTREFELDLHKGLIARISEDSQLAIVAVVGAGMKGTPGVAGRVFNTLGQAGINIVAIAQGSSELNISFVIAEHEVARAVPAIHAAFGLASVPDSTHGTGITEPVTRSAVAPGN; from the coding sequence ATGCTTCGTGTCATGAAGTTCGGGGGGACATCGGTCGGATCAGTCGACGCAGTGCGCCAGGTAACGCAGATCCTCGCCGATGCCTATCGTCAGGGGGATCGCGTTGCTGCCGTTGTCTCAGCCATGAGTGGAGTGACGAATCAACTCCTGGAGGCTGCTGCGCAGGCAGCCGCTGGGAACGACCAGGCACACACGCAGCTGCGGCAAGCATTGATCGAGCGGCATCGCGACACGGCAACTGCCCTGCTCACTGACTCGCAGCGCCAGCACGAGACCATTGCCCACATCACGGCGCTGGCCGACCGGTGCAGCCGCCTCGTGGAATCCGTCCACGTGCTTGGCCATCTCTCACGCCGTGCCGAAGACTGGATTGCCTCCTTCGGCGAACGCATGGCAGCTGTCCTCGTTGCCGCTGCATTGAATCAGGCTGGCATCCCAGCCGAACCAGTGGAGTCTGACCAGATTATCGTCACCGATGATCAGTTCGGCAACGCTTCTCCCTTACTTGACGTCACCCGAGAGCGTGCGCACAGCATCCTTGTCCCCCTGCTCGAGCGCGGCATGTTGCCAGTCGTGACTGGTTACTTTGGCGCAACACTGAACGGCGCAGTGACAACCCTAGGACGCGGTGGCTCAGACTACTCAGCGGCAATCCTTGGCTACGCGCTTGACGCTGATGAAGTGTGGATCTGGACCGACGTGGACGGCGTGATGACTGCAGACCCACGCCTTGTCCCCGAAGCGCGGACCCTGCCAGCCATTTCCTATGCTGAGGCAGCTGAGCTCGCCTACTTTGGTGCCAAAGTCATCCACCCGCGGACAATGCAGCCGGCAGCGAGCCGCGGGATCCCAATCTGGATTAAGAACACCTTCAACCCCGACCATCCAGGCACCCGCATTGGGCCGGAAACGGTACCAAATGGCTCAGTTGTGAAGGCAATCACTGCCATTCCAGGGATTAGCGTCATCACTGTTGAGGGTAGCAGCTTCCTGAGCGTGGCCGATGTGACAGCACGCGTCTTTGAAGCTGTTGCCAAGACCGGCGCGAACGTGTACATGATTTTCCAAGCCTCGTCTCAGCATAGCCTCGGTTTTGCTGTCCGGCAGCACGAGGCAGCAATGGTACACGCTGCCCTTACCCGTGAGTTCGAACTCGACCTCCACAAAGGATTGATTGCGCGCATTAGCGAGGATTCACAGCTCGCAATCGTGGCAGTCGTTGGTGCGGGGATGAAGGGCACACCGGGTGTTGCGGGTCGTGTCTTCAACACCTTGGGGCAAGCAGGTATCAACATTGTCGCAATCGCCCAAGGTTCTTCCGAGCTCAACATCTCGTTCGTGATTGCGGAGCACGAGGTAGCCCGCGCAGTCCCAGCGATTCACGCTGCCTTTGGCCTCGCGTCTGTGCCGGATAGCACCCACGGAACTGGCATCACGGAGCCGGTTACACGCAGCGCAGTCGCTCCAGGGAACTAG
- the thiI gene encoding tRNA uracil 4-sulfurtransferase ThiI: protein MGMRQRARHLFLIARVHEVALKGANRPWFMRTLVGNLEYALSGLPHGRIQVRNLRVLVPLSELESWPAFRERLDWVFGVSSYGLALETGTSVQSLTAGLDRLLELTGPPPGSFCVRVKRTNKGYPLTSPELERILGQHIQERTGAPVNLTAPTVTYRVDLLYDRALLTGEEYRGPGGLPVGVSGRVVVLLSGGFDSPVAAYRMMKRGCFLTLVHCHAYPYVRPTSIEKVISIAQHLGRYQPGMRLHIVPIGDAQREIALAAPPELRVVLYRRLMLRIATAIAHEQGAGAIVTGESLGQVSSQTLENMRAIGAVTDLPLLRPLVGFNKDEIMAEAVRIGTEPISRIRDDDCCTVFVPLHPTAHATLEEATAAERLFDPAALVQACLARRTDYDGDPATWDVSAALLAATG, encoded by the coding sequence ATGGGGATGAGGCAGCGCGCGCGGCATTTGTTCCTGATTGCTCGTGTCCACGAAGTTGCACTCAAAGGGGCGAATCGCCCCTGGTTTATGCGGACGCTGGTTGGGAACCTTGAGTACGCGCTCAGCGGGCTGCCGCACGGGCGCATTCAGGTTCGCAACCTGCGGGTACTGGTGCCCCTTTCAGAACTGGAAAGTTGGCCGGCCTTTCGTGAGCGGCTTGATTGGGTTTTCGGGGTTAGTTCCTACGGGCTCGCACTTGAGACAGGAACGAGTGTGCAGTCCTTGACAGCGGGACTTGACCGGCTACTCGAGCTGACCGGCCCGCCTCCTGGCAGCTTCTGCGTCCGTGTCAAGCGCACAAACAAGGGATATCCGCTGACGTCGCCCGAGCTTGAGCGGATTCTCGGTCAGCACATCCAAGAGCGCACTGGCGCCCCGGTAAACTTGACTGCGCCGACCGTAACCTATCGGGTTGACCTGCTCTATGACCGGGCACTCCTGACCGGCGAAGAATACCGCGGGCCTGGCGGATTGCCGGTTGGCGTGAGTGGCCGCGTCGTTGTCCTGCTCTCCGGTGGGTTCGATTCGCCAGTCGCTGCCTATCGGATGATGAAGCGCGGCTGTTTTTTGACCCTTGTGCACTGCCATGCCTATCCCTACGTCCGGCCGACGTCGATTGAGAAGGTGATCTCGATTGCCCAGCACCTTGGGCGCTACCAGCCAGGAATGCGCCTCCATATCGTACCGATTGGCGATGCCCAGCGGGAGATTGCCCTGGCCGCTCCGCCTGAACTGCGCGTTGTACTCTACCGGCGGCTCATGCTCCGCATCGCAACGGCGATTGCCCACGAGCAGGGTGCTGGAGCGATCGTAACGGGGGAAAGCCTCGGGCAGGTCAGTTCGCAGACGCTTGAGAATATGCGGGCAATCGGTGCAGTGACCGACCTGCCGCTGCTACGGCCGTTGGTCGGGTTTAACAAGGATGAGATCATGGCTGAGGCTGTGCGCATCGGGACCGAGCCGATCTCGCGCATTCGCGATGATGACTGCTGCACAGTCTTCGTCCCGCTGCATCCCACAGCACATGCGACGCTTGAAGAAGCAACCGCTGCCGAACGCCTCTTCGATCCTGCGGCGTTGGTACAGGCGTGCCTGGCCCGGCGGACAGACTATGATGGTGACCCAGCGACATGGGACGTCAGCGCTGCGTTGCTCGCTGCAACCGGTTAA